A stretch of DNA from Acropora palmata chromosome 12, jaAcrPala1.3, whole genome shotgun sequence:
TAAATGCATACAGcctgaagaaaaaatttaatcatCAGTAAATCAGTTAAACAAGATCAAAATTCCCACATCAGAAATATTCACTGGTCAACAAGCTTTAATATTTCCTCAGTGCTGGACATGTACTATTAGTAAGTTAATGTTCCATACCCTGGTAAGGGTCCTCCATCTGAAAGAGCATAAACTTGGTGAGGGTTGAGTAAGCGCTGAAAAGCTGCCAGCATGTCAGCACCCTGCCCTCCTCCACTTCTTGAATTGACAAACACAAGCAGAGGTTGACTTTGTCGTGAGAACAAATGtggctgaaaacaaaaacaggattttgacaaatttactttttcttcacACATGTTTAATAAATAGCCCTGAAGTGGATTacatccttttttctttctgctctttttctttttccagctTTTCACAGGAACTAAGAAAAAAGTGATATTTCCATGCAGCCTTCATCCCTGGCAATTGTCAGAGGCATAAACTCTCCGTTGTAGCCCTGACATTAGTTAGATTTCCTTTCAAACCagaaattttttcttgttcttaaaGATGGTTGAACAATAAGGCTGCGAAAATGAGAGTAAACGATTCCCTGGCACATTTGCTGTTTACATGCACATTGGTTCCATTCAATTTACTGATCTCCTGTGACCCTGGCTATTTGCaccttgttgttgttcttccAGAGATACTAGGGATCTTTGGATTCTAGGAAGAGGACGACAACGAGTATGAGATCCGACTGCCCATTTTCAGTACTGAAAATACTTAGCAAATTTATAACCCAGACGACAAATCCTACTCTTTGTTAGGAGTAATGGTTGCACAgatattcttattgctggtaactgagcaaTTTTGTTGACTGCAAAAGTGCAACCGAGTTCTTCACTTGTTCTGACAAGAcaacatttttacaaaacCTTGTACTAAAATGACAACGGTATCTTCGGATGAAGTTTTCCCTGCCAAAGCGATGCTGGTTTGCGCGTGCATCCActgttgttctatgagaaaatctcacTCTCATAGTcattctcgtcctagaatctaaaggtctcTACTTACATGTATGTTAGGTAAGACTTTTGTGTACAGTTCCTTGCCATCCACAGTTGACATTTTCAATGTTTCTACAGCATCAGCTGCGACATCAGCCGCAGGAAAAGACAGAAACACCATGCCTGTGGTGATTGGGAAAGTTAAACAATTACAtgcatcacaaaaaacattttcacaaAACACTAATCTTTTAGCCATTCCATAGTGGAAAGACAAGAACTGCTGTCCAGAGATTCTCCATGTTAATCACTACAACAAGCATACAAGGAGACACAAATTTCTAAGAGTTAAAAATCACACAAAAACTCAGGTTGCTACAATTACTGCCTTCATCCATTTCAACCTTGCATGCATAGTCAACTAAACCAATGCAAAACAGCCCTTTCCTTTTTctcaaattattaaaaaaaaccacCTAACCCAACCaatataactttaaaaaaaattaaaaatttcaatggtCATTTTCTTGCCTATGAGAAATCTTTCTTAAATGTGAGACATGAATAAACTCACTTACCAAAACTTGGAAAAACACTTTGTACTTTGCAAAACTCAGCAGCTGCAATGAGTTCATAATTTAAgtttatgaacgcaatttaagtaATTGCATATAGAAGCCTAAAAATGTCAGGACTtcgacagggtttgaacccgtgacctcacatcagtggcttcatagctcagttggttagaacGTTGCACCGGTATCatgaggtcacgggttcaaaccccgttgaagtcctgactttttgaggcttctatacgcaattacttaaattgcgttcatataactgcgatgatcatatcttacttgatttcaaatccgcagttcaatatatcaaacatttcatatatatgaTCACTTCACAGTTCATAATTTGTAATATTACATATTTATACTAGATCTGAAGGTGCCACCCAAAAAGCCATAACTTGAGGTAACTCAGATACTCATGATTTATCAATAGTTATTGTTTCCTGCCAGAAAACTATATTTGCAAACAAGTTACAATCTtgcaaaatgacaaaacacTGAAATAAAACACAGCATGCCTGCACTTACTTTTGCCTAACATGTCTGTAATAAGAGTTCCATATTTGCTAGATTCCAGGCCTGTTGGAAGACTTCCAACACAGAGAGAAACCTCTCCTAAGGGTTCTAAGTTTTGACGCAGGTAAAATCTTGATAGTTTCATTTTCCTTACTGATTTCTGCAGAAATATTTCAGACAAAAACAATCAACTTATAACGGAGGCAAAGCTAGGTCAAAGAAATCAATTCAATCATTTTTACTCaactacttttctttttacgtCCCCCAAACaacaaagttttgttttagtgGCTGGtactaaaaattgattactGGTGGGCAAAGACAACATTATTGGTCCTTccttgtttccttttctttatcAAATAAGGTTTGCCGACCCTTAAAAGATCCTTAAGTACTTATCACCATCAGAGCACAACAATTAGTCAATGACATGAATGTATGAACacatataaaaacaaaagtcaGGTCTATGCAAGCTGATTTACCTTTTTTTCACTACCTAAAATCTAATTTACTGATCAGATTTATTTAGTAACTTACTTTTCtaatattcaataaaattttccaGGGACAATCGCTTTTGTCCATTCTTCTTTCTTGCACTATAAGTACATGTTAATCAACAAACACAGAAGGCAAACCATTAATAACTAATGCTAATTATTAGCAACccacaacgaaaaaaacaactctaattgcaggggtgcctggagaaaagccttaagtgacttctgataaattaccaaattctccttccaaatttccttttattcagttgtgaatgactaggagaatttgacattgcatcaaaagtcacttaaggccttattccacacaccccttcaattattaataCGGTGTTAACTATGCAAACTTTAACAGAATTTGGCATTAAACTTCTGTTAAGTCCATCtcataaatttcaaaaatacaaaacacaaaatcatCATGATAACAACTACCTACCTCCTTGGTTTAAATGAACCTCTGTCAATGTATAATCTTCTGGACTTGCACCCTGAGCATAATCATCATAAATTAGCACTAATTATGTCCAACAATAAGTTATTGGAGACtatattaaagaaaattattgtaataataattattattattgtgtgagttacaataattattataactataaTTTAAATACCttaggaaacaaaattaatatcctTAATCATGACACATAAAGCTTTACCTTCAGTCCAAACTTCTCCAATGCAATGTTGATAATCTCTGATACTGTTGTAACTGCTATGACTGGTATTGTCTTGAACATTGAGGTGACACTGATGAAATAAGAAGGAATAATTTCTCTCTTCGAACTGATGCCTTAAGAAATCTTTAGAATGTTTTGGTCGGGGGTGGGGGGGGAGAGGATTTATAGTTTTGATGCCAGGGGAAGACACTGTTTCCTGGATCCAAATTTACACACATCAGATCAGAAATTTGTCAGAAATGTATTCAAGGCCCcagttcaaagggtggatatcACTATTCAATGTAGACCTCAATAGGTTTTGGGACTACTTGTCCAATGAATAGTAATTTGTCTGCAAAATAGCACTCTCCAACTTTGCATAATTTGGGCCAAATCTGCAGTATTTGTAGGTACAAGAGCAGGAAATAGAACAAGGCAATTTCTAGGCCTTACAACAAGCTCAAATTTTTACCAATGCCCCCaacagtaaaaataattattaccggtatttatttcaatgttttttattatacTGAGAATATTTGCTGACCATCCTAAAGTACTGGGTGTGCTGGGTTTTTAATGGCTAGCAAAGTCTGGGATGTAGCCATTAGCATAGAATCAAAGAAATCCCTGCTCATCTGgcatttttgtagcttactgcctcaTAGGTATAACCTACTATGCTGTGTTTCTTAGTGAGCGATCCAATCGATATTTCACAATTCTTGAAATGTCCCCAGAGACCAAGGTTTTCctcagagtattttacagagaTGTTGCTTATAGTTACATCTCCAGGCCCAGTGGGGTTAAATGCAGTATTCTATTAGGTGCAGTAAGCTACGTGCAGTCATAGAGTGCCTATTTTTATAATGGCAGACAATGACAACCACATCAACAAAATGACAAGCACAATGTCAATAATTATATGAGCTCACTTAATCATTCCAGGATAAACTCTGATGTAGCCTTTTCGTCTGTCAGCGCTCTTTGAAATATAATCAAAGGTATCCTGTGGTAAGCTCGTGGAGTAACTAAGATACTGTACGTGTCAGGGAGGTGATATAGCGAGTTATCAAGCGTATACAGTGGTTGCAAATGTTGTgtacatttttctgttttatgaTTTCATCTGAATAAGAGCATTCTTAACAACCacttaataaaattattatgcaTAAAAGCGCCTGCCAAACTTAAGACGATCTGAAATTGATTACAAACTTGCCATTGTTTACGCCTGACATCCTGATTCCCCAACCATACCGATAGCTCTCCAAGAGAAATATTATTGattgtataattattattattattattaacatatTTATACGCAAGATGAAAGGCAACATTTTCCACTGTAATTTCTCAATTTGCACAAGAGTGGAAAACGGATAATGAAAAATCAAACCTTCATTCGAAGGAAAATCAATGGCTTTGATGAACTGTTCTCTGCAAATTGGTGCGGTTTTTCTTCAGGATCAAGTGGACGCTCAGTCTCTTTAAAATACATGGAAGTGCATTATAATCTGTCAAAATCCATATAATTGTCATCGTTATCAATAAGGATGAtgaatcattattttgtgaTAATACCATATTTCAACAAATTATTTCAGTCAGAGCAGAAttgtttagtttctaaagaaactgtctTGGCGTGTTGAggaaagtgaaacatgaaCATTTGGTATCAAAGTTAATAAGGGTTGAATTTCCACAgtgaagagataacaaagctgacatttACATTTCTACGTAGTACTGTCTAGCTAATGCTAGAAATGCCAGCTTCTTTATCTTTTCATGGTGGAAATAtagcggggggggggggggactcccatatggaacagacagagatgctcgtcggaaattttgaatttaacccctaaaggagaccaatctggctGTCGCTTAAGcagattttgacccctaaaagagactgcttaaaacacacaaatacgaaaacaaaacaagttaaaaagaaaatttgacttctgtttctctttgtgtaattctgtgtttcttggCGCCTTAATATATTGGTGCTGTGCCCCGGACACCCTAAGcaagaccaaaatccaaaatttacacccctaagcgagacgatgagcatccctgtctgtttcatatgggagtccccccccccgggaAATATGGTCCTTCTCAACTCATTTCAGACTAAATTTTCTGGCAGAGCTTTATACCTTGATCCACAGCTTTAGCCAGGTAGTAGTTGCTTGGGTTGTCGGTGATGTGAAACTTTTTCAGTGCTTCCTCCTACATtgagaaatatgaaaattgacaGCCTTCAAAACAACCTGTCGTTAAGGTCACTGCTAATGTTTAGGGTACagaatttattattactagttcCATAAAGAAAGCTCTTGCTGAGGATCAACAAGacaaaacttgtttttttgaatCCAAGACCTGTGACTTGAGCTACAAAAGGAGGATGGATTTCTTCTTTCCATAACCCCAACAGCTAGTTTACATTCCCATTTTCAGGGtaaaattacatttaaaatGTGGTTATACGCAACTTAACCTTGTTAACAACAGAGAGAGGCTTGTTTTCCTGCGCATCTAGGTCCATGATGGAGCAGTTTCCTTTAGCGGTCAGCAGTCTCATCCATACATGCATAGGATGACGTAGGTCATGAGGTCTCAGTGTAGTGGCTATTTGGAACCACGTTGGTGAGAGTGTTGTGCggcctttgttttttctctaaGAGGTTGTTTTCATCATATTActacttttcttatttttctgcttCCCTCCCTCTACCACCCTTTTTGTCCCCATTGTTATCacagtgtgacaggtgcccGGATGTCCCTGCGtgtgtgggggctcatggctgggttgcaggGATTGCTAGCAATGGGAGTGTTTTACTGACTAGGGGCTGGCTGGTCACAGTGGAGGCCCCTGGACATCCCGGGCACCCACCTTCCACTCAACTCGATGCAGTTGTTAAAGGAATTTGTAGTATTAGTAATAAGTTTACACACTGAACCATGATGCCTCCCTTTTATAGCAAAGTCATGAACAAAAAACACAACTCTGTTTCCTTCAGCTGGAGAGATCAATAGCTAGGAAAAGAAGCATTAAGGAAGAATGAAATAGGTATGTCACAAATGCACTTACAAGAACATTGCTGGCCTGAGCAGTTCGTGgaattgttatatttttgcaCAGTTTAGGGTCACTAACTTCACCATCATAGATTTTAAGTACAGTTTCTGCTGGAATAAAAATGTGTCTCATGTTTATCAGTATGTACAACTATAGTAAAACGAACTGCTGGAAGTGCAGACTCTGATCCAATTAAATTCACTAATTAAATAATGTAGGTTTCCGTGTCACATGAAAAGAAACCAGCAAGTTGAttaacaaaaagataaaatgacTCCTTGCCATCATAgtattattaaattaattgATATTGAGTGCTGTTTTTACCTGAGTCAACAGAATGGCTGGGACCTTTGTTGTTCTCTGGTGAATCATCAACTACTAGACCATCATGTGAGTCATCATAATTTCCTTCAAGGACACAgttcaaagaataatttaattagGTATTAAGGGGAAATTAGGCATTACAATGGTGAGTCAACATATAAACTTGCTTCCAACAAAAGTCTCCTCTACTTATAATAAGTTCCCAGACGCAGGACCATCTGTGGATGGAGACTAGtgggttttcctttttctccaaGTTCTCAGCTTTCCCACTTTCATTAAAATCAAacatttaaaattccaaatttgACCTGGAAACAGTGCATGGACAATATTACCGAGTCTATGAATGTTCACTCCTAAAAAGTTGATACACTACAACTAACACAGTCCATACAAAAGCAGTAATCATCCTAGATTTGTgcaaattctatgaaagaaatgatatagaaagagataaaaaacaataacaatgttaATGTTATTGGGGTTTATAAGTTTAGGATTTTTATGAGGTTAATTATGATATTCAATTGAGTTAAAAACAACTGGGAGAAACTGCAGTGAATTGTTGTCGATGGTTTTGTTATACTTGCACAATTGCATTAGATCGATCCTTTTGCTTTGAGTTGTACTCAGCTTACTTATCAGAGTAGCAGGAAGAAGGAGGTTCCCTCCCCTTCCCAGTCCACCCCTACTTTCCACTGTTTATCAATGTGATGGATGCCTGCCTTCTTGGGGGCATGGgagctcatggctgggttgtcacgTTTTGCCGGCCATTGGTGCAGTCTCCATCTTCaggagctggctgccaataTATGTCTGAGGCAACAAACCTCCACTtagcaatagaccattttacagttgtgtgcttagttgcctggcctttgagtgaaagtgaggctggagttgaccttgttttggtAGAAACCTCACtccttttcatatgcaaattcctactaattagcatgagaacagcatcattaacatgagaaaagcagggaggtttctatcaaaacaaggtcaactccagcctcactttcattcaaaggccaggcaactaagcaagaaactgtaaaatggtctattgcaGATAATAAGGGTATAAAACTATTGAaggaataaagaaaaattgagcGGAAATAATGCAACAATAGCTTTCTCTAAAAAATGGTATTATTAAAagcaattattataaaattatttatgccTCAAGTACCAATAGTTGATGCTCTGCTGCTTCTTCTGTGAGAACAAGAACTCCACAGGGTAATGTTTGGCATGGAAACAGCATATGGAGGTAACACAAGCTTGTGAAGATATCCAAATCCACATTCTTTTGGTAACATCAAGTGACATGAGCTGTGAGCCTAAAGGCAAAAATAAGTGATCATTGCATTtattgagttttttttttctattgcaAAATAATAGAATATTctgataattttaatttcaaagacttttatttattttaccaaacaaagtttttggaaaaacgtttctaaGCTTCAAGCAAGCCATGATGCACTTACTGACTGCCCACACCAGCTGCATTTCATACTTGCAAGGGATTCCACTGTCCCACAACCTCTTTTGCAATATGCGCATTTTGCATTTGGTGATAAATTCCCTTCCCGCCAATGGTGAGATTGTTGAATACATTGCTGTGAAGATAAACAAAATGTTCGCACTTAAAAAATAGTtctaacaagacacaaactcaTAAACAttgtggcgcgaaaaattaaacaagcaccacggcgcttattcgagtaaatatgGTATGCAAAAGAAAGCATCTTCAATAATATTGCTCACGAATATAAACTATAAGAAAAGGACCCAGAGAAATGTAAAAGGCATGCACCATTTATATTTAGGATACAcaccttttgttttgttggtaAATATGTAGCACAGTTTTTGCAGTCACTAACACTAAAACCTTTGCATTCTTCATGGACAAAATAATCACAAACTGCAAAGCAAGAATTGTAAAAAGATGTATTTATAATTACATTCATTAAAAGACATATAATGGGACAGAGGTCAGGTCATTCAAAGCTATAGGCAAGGGAGGATTAATTAGCAACATTTGTTGATCTTCACCATTAGAGTTGATATGTTTTTACCACCCTCATGTCTCTTCATTTTGTGGTTAACATCCAGAATAGTtttctcatcatcatcattattattaatacagCCTTGACTGACCTTGACATCTGAAAGCTGTATGCTCATCAAGTCTTTTCCTACAGACACTGCAAAATCTTTTTCGATAAAATGAAGGACCACTCCAGGTATGTGATACAGGTTCCTTAAGAGGATAAACAGAACTGCCTAAGTTATAAATGCCTTTTTATGAAGTGATGGTTTccttatctttttcttttctgcaaAGGTGACATGGGGAACCTAAGAAAATTTATGATtcgccccatgtaaggtaatccAAGAGAGTCTTGGATTCCGAATTCCACGctgtggattccggattccatgtctgtggattccggattcctcATCCCTGGATTCCGGATTTCTCATCCATGGCTTCCGGATTCCCTAAGTGACTGGATTCCAGATTTCAAAATGCTATTTTGGATTCTGGATTCGATTagctggattccggattccaaagCCGTGAATTCCAGACTCCACAGACCAAATTTACCTGGATTCCAGATTCCGTattaccttacatggggcCATATGATGCTCCTCACTGGGAGGAAGATGCACACTAGAAATTTCAAATAGcaattcaattaaaaattcaCCTGAACTAGTGAGGTTGCAATGGAAATACAAGGAGTAACCACAAGTAACATGCATCTCTCATGGCTCACAAAGTTACAAACtacaatgaaaaaagacaatgTAAGATTTATGTTGAACCACATTGAGATCTCTTCATATAACATGCCCCTGCATGTAAACAACCATATGTCAAGTTAGTTGGTACACATAATTTAGGGACAAGTAAGGCTTTAATCTAGTTCTCAAAAACTGCCACTGTCCCTGAATGGATAAAAGTTCTTGACTTCCTGCTCACAgggttgccatagcaacatttCATGACCCCAGTTCCCAAACTCATATATTGGCAATGCATTTAATGCTCACTAAATTCTTTTAATGACGTTATTGACAAGAAAATACTTTCCAGCTTGTAAACAACTTgttccattttgaaataatagTGCCATCAATAAAGTGGCATTGTCTAACCTACATATTTAACTTTTACACCATCCAAGATAAAACTGTTCAATTCGAGAATTTAAAACGTAAGACAACTTAAAAACTTGAGGAAtattaggaaaacaaaaataatcatgtCATCATCTTAAATGATATTTCTATATTAGGTGCagcattttttaatgttccgCACTATTAAACCTGTGGAATATTTCTATTATGGTGATTGTATATAAAGAACGATGTTATTTGCTTTCATCGGAGCCATGGGAATTGCTCCGTCAACAAAAGCGACGCTTGTGTATTTATTTGGCTGCATATTATCCTCAAGGTTATTTATTCACTTGCTGCTGACAGACAAGTATAATTTTATCACACGTTCCGAGCCAAACGCTCCGTTCTACAACATAAGCTTTTAATTTTCGCGAATGTCTTTCAACGCAATCATCAAATAACATCATAATAGGCTGGCCAACCAATCAATGATCTAATGCCACCAACCTTCACAAACAAGTCCTTGATTTGTTAAGCCCCATAACAAGTTTGTACAATGATTACAGTAGGTCGGTCGGGTAAATGTCTTCCACTCAAATCGATGTCCGCTTTGCCCGTGTGCACTGTACGCCTCGTCCAGTTTGGAATCAGAGAGACAGCGATGGACAGTGGCTAGATCATCTCGTGAAAGATAAGACATTAGGCAGTTCCCTGAGTTCAATTTCTCGTAAACAACTTTCAAACTATTTCCTCTTTGAGCGACGGAAACGAGAAAAACTGGCACTAGCGAACCGTAGAAGTCTCCTTCGAAAAGGGTCGGATGTCTTCCGTGCAATTTCGTAAAGACTCCGGAACTAACGTCATTTCCAACGCCCTATGCAAGATTTATTTTCCTTCAAGTCGGCGTATCTTCACTCACTTAATGTGGACTTCACTTGACGAAAAGGTTCAAAAATTTTACTAAAGGGACACTGTCAGGCCATTTTTTTGTgacaaatgatttttttaatgtatacGTACAAACTATTCATGCCGCTTTTTGTAGACAGAGGACGAATAAAAAGTTGTGCCAAGTTGAAAACCAAGGGCGAACGTTTTCAGTGTTTGTGCTAAATGTCGCATCAAGTCGTTTTGTGCAAGATTCTCTTGAAGTCGCGCAATCTGAATGAGCGGACAACGTTTGAAGATGGAATTTGTGTAATTTTCTTAAAGAATTGCGAGAAAAAGTCATGTAAATTTCGAAAAATTGCTGTTGGGCTTGAAGCCCGCAATCGTGTGCTGAGCAGTTTATGTCAGCAACAAGCTTGCGCAGTCGCTGAACAGCTTATGGAAGACACATTTGAGGCATGCGTACGCAGAGCAAAAACAGAAACTCGGGGCGGTGCGTCTGGACGTCCTCAAGAGCGTTGTGTCTTGATGATAAAAGATCGCTTTAATCAGAACGTGCGTAGGTTTCAGATTCGTGTTCCCCCGACAGAGAGGAATTAAGGGGGGAGGAGGGAGGGGAGAGGGGAAAGAAGCGGAAGAAATGACCGCCTCGAGACACGTCGTCTTTAACTTGTTCCGCCGCTCAGTTCCTTCTGGATGTATCCTCGACATTGGAAGACGGAAATACCAAAGACGATAC
This window harbors:
- the LOC141860597 gene encoding diacylglycerol kinase theta-like isoform X1 codes for the protein MSYLSRDDLATVHRCLSDSKLDEAYSAHGQSGHRFEWKTFTRPTYCNHCTNLLWGLTNQGLVCEVCNFVSHERCMLLVVTPCISIATSLVQEPVSHTWSGPSFYRKRFCSVCRKRLDEHTAFRCQVCDYFVHEECKGFSVSDCKNCATYLPTKQKQCIQQSHHWREGNLSPNAKCAYCKRGCGTVESLASMKCSWCGQSAHSSCHLMLPKECGFGYLHKLVLPPYAVSMPNITLWSSCSHRRSSRASTIGNYDDSHDGLVVDDSPENNKGPSHSVDSAETVLKIYDGEVSDPKLCKNITIPRTAQASNVLEEALKKFHITDNPSNYYLAKAVDQETERPLDPEEKPHQFAENSSSKPLIFLRMKSADRRKGYIRVYPGMINVTSMFKTIPVIAVTTVSEIINIALEKFGLKGASPEDYTLTEVHLNQGVQERRMDKSDCPWKILLNIRKKSVRKMKLSRFYLRQNLEPLGEVSLCVGSLPTGLESSKYGTLITDMLGKTAEFCKVQSVFPSFGMVFLSFPAADVAADAVETLKMSTVDGKELYTKVLPNIHPHLFSRQSQPLLVFVNSRSGGGQGADMLAAFQRLLNPHQVYALSDGGPLPGLYAFRSVPDFRMLICGGDGTVGWVLSCLDDVLQDLKCKMPASAVLPLGTGNDLSRVLKWGGGYSGGESPVSLLMAIDQAQEVLLDRWCIMFDSPEGVPDTPSNDSAFGSVEEPSIFTMNNYFGIGIGAELCLDFHLQREESPDKFHSRLHNKGVYLRAGLKKMVKGCSKKFFHEVEIEVDGNKVDFPSLEGIVILNIGSWGAGTDLWGPDKDDGFTPTNQCDGLVEIVGLQGIMHLGQIQSGIKSGIRLAQGAQINITLKSEMPVQIDGEPWMQGPGKVIVRPTLSQAVMLTKTKAKLKNTRALTPSHQSSRSSSIFYKDWT
- the LOC141860597 gene encoding diacylglycerol kinase theta-like isoform X4, with the protein product MSYLSRDDLATVHRCLSDSKLDEAYSAHGQSGHRFEWKTFTRPTYCNHCTNLLWGLTNQGLVCEVCNFVSHERCMLLVVTPCISIATSLVQEPVSHTWSGPSFYRKRFCSVCRKRLDEHTAFRCQVCDYFVHEECKGFSVSDCKNCATYLPTKQKQCIQQSHHWREGNLSPNAKCAYCKRGCGTVESLASMKCSWCGQSAHSSCHLMLPKECGFGYLHKLVLPPYAVSMPNITLWSSCSHRRSSRASTIGNYDDSHDGLVVDDSPENNKGPSHSVDSAETVLKIYDGEVSDPKLCKNITIPRTAQASNVLEEALKKFHITDNPSNYYLAKAVDQETERPLDPEEKPHQFAENSSSKPLIFLRMKSADRRKGYIRVYPGMINVTSMFKTIPVIAVTTVSEIINIALEKFGLKGASPEDYTLTEVHLNQGVQERRMDKSDCPWKILLNIRKKSVRKMKLSRFYLRQNLEPLGEVSLCVGSLPTGLESSKYGTLITDMLGKTAEFCKVQSVFPSFGMVFLSFPAADVAADAVETLKMSTVDGKELYTKVLPNIHPHLFSRQSQPLLVFVNSRSGGGQGADMLAAFQRLLNPHQVYALSDGGPLPGLYAFRSVPDFRMLICGGDGTVGWVLSCLDDVLQDLKCKMPASAVLPLGTGNDLSRVLKWGGGYSGGESPVSLLMAIDQAQEVLLDRWCIMFDSPEGVPDTPSNDSAFGSVEEPSIFTMNNYFGIGIGAELCLDFHLQREESPDKFHSRLHNKGVYLRAGLKKMVKGCSKKFFHEVEIEVDGNKVDFPSLEGIVILNIGSAIPRGAAV
- the LOC141860597 gene encoding diacylglycerol kinase theta-like isoform X2, producing MSYLSRDDLATVHRCLSDSKLDEAYSAHGQSGHRFEWKTFTRPTYCNHCTNLLWGLTNQGLVCEVCNFVSHERCMLLVVTPCISIATSLVQEPVSHTWSGPSFYRKRFCSVCRKRLDEHTAFRCQVCDYFVHEECKGFSVSDCKNCATYLPTKQKQCIQQSHHWREGNLSPNAKCAYCKRGCGTVESLASMKCSWCGQSAHSSCHLMLPKECGFGYLHKLVLPPYAVSMPNITLWSSCSHRRSSRASTIGNYDDSHDGLVVDDSPENNKGPSHSVDSETVLKIYDGEVSDPKLCKNITIPRTAQASNVLEEALKKFHITDNPSNYYLAKAVDQETERPLDPEEKPHQFAENSSSKPLIFLRMKSADRRKGYIRVYPGMINVTSMFKTIPVIAVTTVSEIINIALEKFGLKGASPEDYTLTEVHLNQGVQERRMDKSDCPWKILLNIRKKSVRKMKLSRFYLRQNLEPLGEVSLCVGSLPTGLESSKYGTLITDMLGKTAEFCKVQSVFPSFGMVFLSFPAADVAADAVETLKMSTVDGKELYTKVLPNIHPHLFSRQSQPLLVFVNSRSGGGQGADMLAAFQRLLNPHQVYALSDGGPLPGLYAFRSVPDFRMLICGGDGTVGWVLSCLDDVLQDLKCKMPASAVLPLGTGNDLSRVLKWGGGYSGGESPVSLLMAIDQAQEVLLDRWCIMFDSPEGVPDTPSNDSAFGSVEEPSIFTMNNYFGIGIGAELCLDFHLQREESPDKFHSRLHNKGVYLRAGLKKMVKGCSKKFFHEVEIEVDGNKVDFPSLEGIVILNIGSWGAGTDLWGPDKDDGFTPTNQCDGLVEIVGLQGIMHLGQIQSGIKSGIRLAQGAQINITLKSEMPVQIDGEPWMQGPGKVIVRPTLSQAVMLTKTKAKLKNTRALTPSHQSSRSSSIFYKDWT
- the LOC141860597 gene encoding diacylglycerol kinase theta-like isoform X3; this encodes MSYLSRDDLATVHRCLSDSKLDEAYSAHGQSGHRFEWKTFTRPTYCNHCTNLLWGLTNQGLVCEVCNFVSHERCMLLVVTPCISIATSLVQEPVSHTWSGPSFYRKRFCSVCRKRLDEHTAFRCQVCDYFVHEECKGFSVSDCKNCATYLPTKQKQCIQQSHHWREGNLSPNAKCAYCKRGCGTVESLASMKCSWCGQSAHSSCHLMLPKECGFGYLHKLVLPPYAVSMPNITLWSSCSHRRSSRASTIGNYDDSHDGLVVDDSPENNKGPSHSVDSAETVLKIYDGEVSDPKLCKNITIPRTAQASNVLEEALKKFHITDNPSNYYLAKAVDQETERPLDPEEKPHQFAENSSSKPLIFLRMKSADRRKGYIRVYPGMINVTSMFKTIPVIAVTTVSEIINIALEKFGLKGASPEDYTLTEVHLNQGVQERRMDKSDCPWKILLNIRKKSVRKMKLSRFYLRQNLEPLGEVSLCVGSLPTGLESSKYGTLITDMLGKTAEFCKVQSVFPSFGMVFLSFPAADVAADAVETLKMSTVDGKELYTKVLPNIHPHLFSRQSQPLLVFVNSRSGGGQGADMLAAFQRLLNPHQVYALSDGGPLPGLYAFRSVPDFRMLICGGDGTVGWVLSCLDDVLQDLKCKMPASAVLPLGTGNDLSRVLKWGGGYSGGESPVSLLMAIDQAQEVLLDRWCIMFDSPEGVPDTPSNDSAFGSVEEPSIFTMNNYFGIGIGAELCLDFHLQREESPDKFHSRLHNKGVYLRAGLKKMVKGCSKKFFHEVEIEVDGNKVDFPSLEGIVILNIGRVSPQPISVMVLLK